TGCCCAAGCTCTTACTGAAGCGATGGCCCGTTTTCAACTCGGTCTCATCTTGCTGGAGAGCGGTAAAAAACAGGAAGCGATGGCTGAATGGCGAAAAGCACTTGCATTGGATCCAGAAAACTGGATTATCCATAAGCAAATTTGGGCAGTTGAGCATCCAGACAAATTCTATAATGGAGATGTTGATTACGGATGGCAGAAAACACAGTTGGAATCAGAGAAAAGTGAACAGTAGCAGCGATTTCTACTTCAATTGAAATATTTGCTATTTCGTCTCGGATTTGCTATATTATCTGTAGTTTTAGAAACCTGTGCACCGATGCCGTGACATGTCCAGGTCCTAAGAATCGTTGTTATGAGAGAGAGTTGGCGAAATCTCATTGATCTCGTTGTGAACCCAAAGGCTACGTTTACGCGGTTGAAGTCTAAACCAAAGTACGGTGTTGCATTCTTCGTTTTCTGCTTCCTCGTCGTGCTGCTGGCATGGATCGTTTTTCCATTTACACAGAAGTTTGTTAACCCAGAGTATGCAAGTAGTTTGGCCGATGTTCAACTGTTTGGATCTACCAAAGCGGCATCTATGGGACTTGTTGCGGTAAGCGGCATTGCTCTTGGCATTCTCTGTGCCGTTACGTTCAGTGCTATACTTATCGTGGTGTCGCGAGTTTTCGAGGCAAATGAGGCACTCAAGTTTAAACATGTCTTCGCCGCTTGGTGGCACACTATCTTGATTAATCCAGCGATATTTTTTATCAATGTCGCATTCGTTCCAGTTTTTAGGCGCGTTGAAGATATTGAAACACTCATTGATTTAAGAGTGATTCCGGGACTCCACATGTTGGTGCCAACCCTCGAAAATCAGTATCTTTTGGTGTTTTTGAGTTTTGTTGATATTTTAGCTATATGGAATATCTTTGTTTTAACTGTAGCGGTTGCTACACTCGCGGAAGTCAGGAAAACAAAAGCGTGTCTTACGGCGGTAATTATTTGGCTCTTAAGAGTTGGTATTGATGTTATATTCCAAGTTGGATATTCTTCTTAGGGAACACGTGCGTAAAAGAGAGTCGTTAGAATCTTATAGAGCATTGGTAGATTTTAGAGTTAATTTGGACGCTCAGCATCGGTGGGGTCGAAAAATGCCCTGATAGTTGGTAAGCATACTGACTGCTGAGAGTGGAGGACAACGGAACGCCCTAATGGCTGATAGCCATATAATGTAGGTGGAGGAGAATGATGAATACAAGGGAAGGTTACGCAGAATTACAAGCAAGAATTTTGAGGGCGCGACGTGTGTGGAAACGCAGTCTCTTCTGGACAGGGTTTGCTATTGTCCTGACAGGCATTATCGCTTTAGTTGCGGGTGAAGCTATCATTGATTGGTTGATGCCGCTTCCAAGTCCTGTCCGTATTGCATTGTTAATAGTCGGTGTAGGCGTTACGGGTTACCTACTATATAAATATCTCGTTCAACCGCTCCGGGCATCACTCACGCTCCGTGATGTCGCCCTTAATGTTGAACGAAACCATCCCGACCTTGAGGATAGATTGATCAGTGCGATCGAATTCGGAGACCGGGAATCAACGGATCCAATTGAAGCGCACATGCTCCAACGCCTGTTGGCGGATACCACACAGCGGACGGAAGGGATTGATTTTAGAGCGACGGTTGATCACAGTCGCACTCGCAAGCATGTTGGCATTGCAGCTTTGGTTTTTGTTGGTTGTTGCGTCCTCTCACTCTTATTTCCGAAAGAA
This is a stretch of genomic DNA from Candidatus Poribacteria bacterium. It encodes these proteins:
- a CDS encoding tetratricopeptide repeat protein, producing the protein MVKAPFSINVADKETLMMLEKWLSDPDYNAVLLRDIKRSNEPVAQALTEAMARFQLGLILLESGKKQEAMAEWRKALALDPENWIIHKQIWAVEHPDKFYNGDVDYGWQKTQLESEKSEQ
- a CDS encoding YIP1 family protein encodes the protein MRESWRNLIDLVVNPKATFTRLKSKPKYGVAFFVFCFLVVLLAWIVFPFTQKFVNPEYASSLADVQLFGSTKAASMGLVAVSGIALGILCAVTFSAILIVVSRVFEANEALKFKHVFAAWWHTILINPAIFFINVAFVPVFRRVEDIETLIDLRVIPGLHMLVPTLENQYLLVFLSFVDILAIWNIFVLTVAVATLAEVRKTKACLTAVIIWLLRVGIDVIFQVGYSS